In the genome of Brachypodium distachyon strain Bd21 chromosome 3, Brachypodium_distachyon_v3.0, whole genome shotgun sequence, the window TGTATTAAGATAACTAATTGCTGTGATCTTGGTAGATGAATGCCCCTTTTCTCGAATCCGCACCTAAGTGCGTGCCATTTTCATTAGAAGATGCTCCAAGATGGCGAAAGTACAAAGGCCAAAAAGGCAAGCAATAGagcccaaaaaacaaaaagaaaacagcaaacaaaagaaggtggCACCGACGGAGGTGCAACACACCCCGACGGactgaaaggaaaaaagaagaggaactgTACACTAGCCTACTACAACATAGCAGACTAGTCAGGAGGTCATGTTAGATGAGTGTCTTTCAACACGATCTACTAAAGCATTAGGATAAGCGAAACATTGCACATAAACTTCAAGCCTCAACACAACAAGCATCACCAACCACGAAGGAGCTACTCTACAGTTTAAACAGTTCAGTGACGCTCGACATGAGGCCCTAGTAAATGTATGTTTCCAACTGCACCGCTACCAGGTGATAATCACTCAGtccttcacaaaataaagGCCTTTTCCATGCTGACACAGCTGTCAGCAGCCAAGATTAACTTTGGCCATTAATTCAATAATCAATTGGCAGTCAATAATTATAACTATAACACTATAATCACGTGAAAGTATTTATAAAGTTTCTGTAGAAAATGTATTTAGAAATACAGACCCAACCATCTAATAATACTGGTTTGTAAGTGTAGAAAATCCGTCCCGTGATAAATGTTGAAACAAAAGGAATCGATGATCAATGTCAATTTTCTACATAGGCCTAAAAAACGTGAAGATGcttattctagaaaaaaaaacgtgaaGATGCAATGACAACAGCGTAGCCAAGTAgggttttgttttttatgGAAAGACTGTAGGGAAAACCCCTAAAGCATAATTGTGACCATCAGGATTTGAACCAAGAGGTGTTTCTCGTAGCCAAGTAGGGTGAATATGATAATGGTGGAACTGCAAAAGAAGACTATATATCGTGTCTAGTCAACTCACAAGCCATGTCTGACTGGTAGAAGGAATGCAGAATTGCATGCCGGTCTTCAATCTGGAATGATCATCTGACTCCAGAACTTCAGACTTGACAGGCAGCAAAGGCACTGGGATCACATGAGAACTGGACTTCATATCTCCCTGTCGCAAGAAGTTATGTTCTGCATGGATAAATTTCATTGTCCAATCAGAAATGCCTTATCCAGTTGAAAAGCCTCCCTGAGTTTACACTGAAACAAAGCAAGGTAGAATCAATTCACCTGACTGACATGCAACTACATGGTTCGCACGCACAGGAATATTGTTCCTTTGTCTGCTTACAATATTTATATCAGGTTCTGGTTGCCCCCTTTCTGTTTGAAGTTGAAAAGTAGTGCCTACAAAATAAacattacatatatatactataAATAACAGTACACAGACATTGAACCGGATAGTTGCAGCAACCATATAAAATTATGATAAATAGCACCCTTTCACCGAATTCACAGGATGATAGATCTCTCATGATATGTCCAGATTTGGATATCTTACCAGCCATTGGTTGCAGATAGGACTCGTCAGCAGGGTTTAACCGTATTGCACTACAATTAACAACCGGTTTCTTCTCAGTTTTCAGTCGATTTTCAGGTCTGATCAGTTCACTGCTGTCAAGATCTCCATGACCACTCACAATAGCTTTCTTCGATTTCTCCAAACACTGAGAACCTCCAGGAGCTTCATAATTGTTGCAAACATTTCCAATGATATGCATCTTGCCATTGTTTGGATTGTCCAGATCTGTAGTACATTTTAATTTTACTGCATTTCCTTCTTGTTTCCTTCTTAAACCTTCATCTGAATCATGCATTTCTGGACATTTTGTTGCAGTAGTAACCTTCAGCCCAGATTCTTTCTTCATGCTTGAATCTTCTATGTGGCAACAAAATGTTTTTAGCTCCACTGCATCAGCTTGTTCTTGTGCCAAAGGAGCTGCATCATTCACTGAAATTATTTCATTTCTTCTTAATTTTGTAATAGCAGTCACATCATGCATTTCTGAAGCCGTGTCCAATGTTGTTAGCTTCGCCGCATCTTCAGTTTCTTGTGCTACAGGAGGTTCATCCGTAATTTCAATTACATCATGTTTTGATTTTCCTTTGCTAAATATTGGATAAATATTCTTAGCTTTGTTCTCCCCATTGGCCAAATATCCATCCTTGTTATCTAATGCCACTAAGGGTCCACATTCAAACCCACTTACTGCTCTGCTAAGATCTTCCTTTGAATCAGCAGCCATATGACTTGTTCCTGAAGCTGCATTCATAGATTTAAAAACTAAATTACAGGAAGCAATCTCGTGATTATTCATGTATCCATTGGGTTTTGATTTAGTCCCTTTGCTCCCAAGATATTCACCAGAATCATAGAGATGGCCATTCATGTCTTCCGAGTTCCTAACCCCATGACATGGGACCAAATCATCAGGTGCATGACTCTCTTTCTGTTCCTTCTTTCCACCCTGCCTTTCAACATTGAAAGATAGTCTTTCACAAGAATCTATACCAAAGACCCGGACAGAAAATGTTGACATGCCAGAAAATGTTGACTTGCCAATGTACTCAAACAAGAGGAAATCACCCGACTTAATCGAATGGTCTGAAATAAATTCCTTCCATCCTTGATAAAAAGCTAGGGAACCCTCTACCACTGATAGCCTGATCTTTGAAGACTTTCCCTCTGAGTCTTTAAGATATACACGACGATTAGTCAAATCCTTCAATTTGGGTGCAATCATTGGTGGTAGCAACTGCAAATCGTGCATAACGTTTAAGCATAATCACCATGGTACAAATACAATACAAAGAAGGGAGAAAAAAATGGTCCTAAGATGACCAGAGCAATGCACCTTAAAGTATGATAACAATTTTTTAAACGGCTAATCAGCAAAACTAACAACATTATGACATGGCCAGATATGAAAACTAAATAGAAACCTACACGTACCAGGAATTCCTGGAAATTGTTGCGTATGAACTTGAAGAATGCAGGCAgattcctcttcttctccttgtcacCACTTTGCACCTTTGGCACCTCGTTATGGCCCTTCCATCTGCCATCACTCTCTTCCTTATTATCCTTAACATCGGTTCTCATTTTCTTCTCCTTATTGGATACCGTCAAGTTCGTATTCTTCCTCTTGTTATTGGTCAACGTCTGAATTTTGTTCTCCTTGGAGAGAACAAGTGAtgcattcttcttcttcttcatgcgGTCACTGGGCCAcgttttcttctcctttgcaTCACAGGTATTCTGCATAATCCTCTTCTTCATTTCATTCTTGCTACACTGGAGTGGCGTGCTCCCCCTCTTATCTTTTTCATGATCATGACCCcacatgtttttcttctcACCATTGTGACTGCTCAGAattttcattttctccttCTCAGAGTGTTTACTCTTTTCCAATGGTTGCGGCCTGTTCCTCATCTTATCCTTGTGATGATCACCACTGCCCATCTTCTTGTCACTGCTGTGACGGCTGGGCATCTTCCAGTTCTTCTCCTTCAAAGGGTCTTTATTCTTGTTGAATGGGAACAGCATGTTCTTCCTCTTATCCCTGTCACGATCACCACTCTGCATCTTCTTCTCGCCACCATCACTGCTCaccaatttctttttcttcaccTTCTCAAAGGTTGCCATGGACGCCTTCCTGTCCGTCGCCTTACCATGGCCACTGTGCACCATCTTCTTCGCCGTCTTGTCAGTGTCCcacgtctcctcctcctcctcctcgtcgctgAGATTGGTCGGCAtttcccttctcttcttctccgaatTTGCAGCGAATACTTTCATGTAATTCATCTccatcctctcctcctcctcctcctcctcgctgtgcattttcttcctcccctcttcctttttcttcacaTTTACGTCACAGCTCCGGAGCCGCTTCCGGCACGCCAGCTCGGGAACCCCACCACTCATACTCTTCTTCTCCTGCCCAAACAATTAACAACACAAAATCCCCCCTTATTAAACTGTTGAACACCTAACACCTCAAGGAAACAGCAAAGCGGAGGCTATGATCCCAAGCTCCCAACCGCTTCCGAAACCCTCAAAATTTCGCCCCAAAAGACACGGAAAAATCTCCGAGAAACCTCTCCAGGTCCCAAGAACAAACTTATTAGCCTCCGGCCTCATGGGTTGATGCACTAGCACTAAGTTTGGTAACTTTGGTTGCAGTGATTTCTCAGACACCATAGAAATCCGAGAAAATTCCTACGGTTTACCCCAGGAAATGCCCCCAGAGAACTGCTCAAACAAATCAAGAACCCTTACATATTCTcgaaaaaataaagagaaacaAGAACCCTTACAtattctcgcaaaaaaagagagagaagaaaatcaAGAACCCTTACCTCCAACTCCAAGACCACTGGTCCAGCACTCCAGGTCTGATCAAGAAAGCATCAGGGGAATAGCTAGCAAGGATCGCACTCCCTGTGCCACAAAAAATGCGAAGATGGTCGGATTGAAGAAGAAACGAAGACCTCtatttgccttttcttttcccgaGAGAGAGTGAAGAGCTCGAATCTGCTGCAGGAGTTTCACCGGAGTGGAAAACAGAGTAACCACGGGTGACGGTCAGGGGCATGGGGATGGGGGTCCGATGGGAGAGTGAGGAGACGAAGCGCCTCATGACTAGGCTGTTGGCTGTcctgccaatttttttttaataattggTGATGGTTTTGCTAGCCCATAAATTAAAATTTGCCAACtttaataaaaaattgaactaaaattaACTATGTGACATTGGCTAGCGAAATATTTggtcaccatccaaacaaacaccaaatttTGATCAATGACTAAAAAATTGGCTTGGTACGTTTTGGTAGCAAACCAAAAAACACCTTTAAAGTTCGCAGTCGGGTCGGGTATTGCCGGGCAAACCAATGCCTTATCCGGCACCCGAACCCGGTGGATCGGGGACTCGGTGGTCTCATCGCCTGGAGGTGTGCGTGCtagcctgtttttttttagaatcacctgtaactttattcaaataCGACGTCCATTACAGGTACAAAGCTTTGAATAAAAATCCAAACAACTACAAAGTAACTCCTATAACTAAGAATTACATGAAGTctatcaaagaaatcttctTCATGGTTATCAATCTTCGCAACACAAAGTACCGCCAAGGCTTCGATAAAAATATCGCAATCAGACTGGAGAACGACACCGCTAGTCGAATACATGCACGAACTTACTGCCTTCAAAGGTTTCAGAAAGTCCCTTGAGTTGCCCATcaaaaaaagatgagaagccaTGAGCGTTAAACGTACTTAGGCTAAACGTGCAGGTCGAACCACAAAATCTTCATCGGAACACAAAATAAGGACTCAAAAGCACACACAAAATAATGCCAATAAAAACGATAGGACACACTAACAAAAACTCATCATATCTGTAGGTACTAACCTGCTAGGTTTAGCAAACGCAATCTTGGGCTACTGGGCTTCAGTAGGTGCGGGGCCAATTAGgtattgagttttttttttctgttttacaACATCAGTACGGTACTAACTTCAGATGTTATAACTTGTCCGGATCCTCTtgttaattaaaaataatactcccacCGATCAATATTAATTatgaaaatattacatgtatgtagacactttttaagcatagatacattaatatttggacaaatttgagacaattaatatgggtcggagggagtagttgtatTTATTTAACTAAATTATTAGCCGGCGACCCGCCAGGTACCTACCCGAGGGCGAGCTTGCCTGCGAGCGAGATTGCCACCTTTACTCCTGCCGTGTGACGAGAAGTAACGGGACGAACGCAGCACATGGGAAAAACCCTTTCCTTATGAAGGTCTCTTTGTTCGAGGATTGCAATGTCAAGTTCAGGTTCACTTaatctctatctctatctctactACTTATAAAGGCACCAACATGTTTTTTCCAACGTCCACCCCACTAAACGAACACAAAGTATTAATAGCCCCACAATCAGAATCTTTGAACACCAGATTACTAGCTAACCGTGTGCATTTAGTGATGACCTGTTGAGGCTGAAATTCCACCCACAGGAGAATCTTTCAGCCCCTCGTCCGAAccattttcttccttcttttctccTCGCCCATCCAGACTCCaatgcctcctcctccttcccttcccctgcggccgccgcagcctcgcccccctcccccccccacTCCCCCGTCCTCCTTCCCTTaccctgaggtcgccgccgcctcctcccctccgcgGCCCTCCTCTGCCGCACCTCAGCCCGCCTCGCCCGCTCGCCTCCACCTACGATCCGCGGCCGCTGTCCAGGCCACGGGACGaggtgccgccgcctcctcccctccgtcCGCGGCCCTCCTCTGCCGCGCGTCATCCCGCCCCGTCCGCTTGCCTCCACCTGCGGTCCGTGGCCGTCGTTAGAGCCACGCGATgaggcaccgccgccgccgccgatcccCCCACACGAGACCAGGAATTCCGATCACGCCCCTGCCACCTGATCTGCTGCACGCCGCCGCTATCCACTTCTCCCCGGCCACCTGATCTTGCTGGACAGGGGAGTCTCCGCACCTGCCCAGGGCAGCGCGTGCCCGGCCAGTGAAGCTGCGCATCAACCATGGTCGTCTTCACATTGGGTGCATCGTTGTTTGATCGTTGTCCACAAGCATTCTATATTTCAGGTAAGACATTTCTCAACACATCAATTGCTCACAGACCCACCACGTGTTTGCTGAAATGCCAATTGATATTCCGGTTGTTTACAAGCATTCTAGATTTCAACTGCCAACAAATCCATGCTTTAATTTCTCCATGGTTGGTATGTAGTGTGCAGGGTTGTTCTTCAAGTTATGTTACGAATTTAAATACTACTTCATGTTGTAGTTTTTTATTTGAATGCCTTAGGTTTGTACCACATTACTGTTTCACACCCATTTAAATGTAGTTTTAGTGAAATGTATGTTGATCAGACCACTTCCTGTTGTAGTTTTTTATTTGCGTAAGTGCAATGATTTCTTTTCCATGTGTGTTCTACAGTTTCAAGATGGAATAAATACTATAGAAGCATGTTTCCATCATTTCGCTTGCTGCTGATCTATTCCATTAGAGATGAGATGGATTTATGTATTAGTTTAATTAGTAATTGACATCTGTTGCTTTTTCAGGAAAAGGGAAACTGGTACTTCGTTTGTCAGGACGACGGAATAtatttgtgaaataaaataaaataccgCTTGTACTGCTGAGGAAGACGCATGTTTTCTGATTTTGCAGAAACATTGCAGGTGGCTTGTACAGCTCCTTATGGCTCTTGATTACTTGCATGGAAATCACATTCTTCACCGAGATGTGAAGGTCAGTACCAATGTGATATTTGGAGCATGTGATTATCTTTCTAACATGTTGTAATAATGTGCACTGAAGCTGCTAATTCGTCTCAGTGCTCCAATATTTTTATTTCCAAGAGCCA includes:
- the LOC100833814 gene encoding B3 domain-containing protein Os02g0598200 isoform X1; this translates as MSGGVPELACRKRLRSCDVNVKKKEEGRKKMHSEEEEEEERMEMNYMKVFAANSEKKRREMPTNLSDEEEEEETWDTDKTAKKMVHSGHGKATDRKASMATFEKVKKKKLVSSDGGEKKMQSGDRDRDKRKNMLFPFNKNKDPLKEKNWKMPSRHSSDKKMGSGDHHKDKMRNRPQPLEKSKHSEKEKMKILSSHNGEKKNMWGHDHEKDKRGSTPLQCSKNEMKKRIMQNTCDAKEKKTWPSDRMKKKKNASLVLSKENKIQTLTNNKRKNTNLTVSNKEKKMRTDVKDNKEESDGRWKGHNEVPKVQSGDKEKKRNLPAFFKFIRNNFQEFLLLPPMIAPKLKDLTNRRVYLKDSEGKSSKIRLSVVEGSLAFYQGWKEFISDHSIKSGDFLLFEYIGKSTFSGMSTFSVRVFGIDSCERLSFNVERQGGKKEQKESHAPDDLVPCHGVRNSEDMNGHLYDSGEYLGSKGTKSKPNGYMNNHEIASCNLVFKSMNAASGTSHMAADSKEDLSRAVSGFECGPLVALDNKDGYLANGENKAKNIYPIFSKGKSKHDVIEITDEPPVAQETEDAAKLTTLDTASEMHDVTAITKLRRNEIISVNDAAPLAQEQADAVELKTFCCHIEDSSMKKESGLKVTTATKCPEMHDSDEGLRRKQEGNAVKLKCTTDLDNPNNGKMHIIGNVCNNYEAPGGSQCLEKSKKAIVSGHGDLDSSELIRPENRLKTEKKPVVNCSAIRLNPADESYLQPMAGTTFQLQTERGQPEPDINIVSRQRNNIPVRANHVVACQSEHNFLRQGDMKSSSHVIPVPLLPVKSEVLESDDHSRLKTGMQFCIPSTSQTWLELPNPLSNAVWQKQRQNRSVIMLKDPMKRLWPVFYHENSLFVGFTRGWESIVAANNLQTGDVCTLLKDLDEVEHVYHVEITRK
- the LOC100833814 gene encoding B3 domain-containing protein Os02g0598200 isoform X2, which produces MSGGVPELACRKRLRSCDVNVKKKEEGRKKMHSEEEEEEERMEMNYMKVFAANSEKKRREMPTNLSDEEEEEETWDTDKTAKKMVHSGHGKATDRKASMATFEKVKKKKLVSSDGGEKKMQSGDRDRDKRKNMLFPFNKNKDPLKEKNWKMPSRHSSDKKMGSGDHHKDKMRNRPQPLEKSKHSEKEKMKILSSHNGEKKNMWGHDHEKDKRGSTPLQCSKNEMKKRIMQNTCDAKEKKTWPSDRMKKKKNASLVLSKENKIQTLTNNKRKNTNLTVSNKEKKMRTDVKDNKEESDGRWKGHNEVPKVQSGDKEKKRNLPAFFKFIRNNFQEFLLLPPMIAPKLKDLTNRRVYLKDSEGKSSKIRLSVVEGSLAFYQGWKEFISDHSIKSGDFLLFEYIGKSTFSGMSTFSVRVFGIDSCERLSFNVERQGGKKEQKESHAPDDLVPCHGVRNSEDMNGHLYDSGEYLGSKGTKSKPNGYMNNHEIASCNLVFKSMNAASGTSHMAADSKEDLSRAVSGFECGPLVALDNKDGYLANGENKAKNIYPIFSKGKSKHDVIEITDEPPVAQETEDAAKLTTLDTASEMHDVTAITKLRRNEIISVNDAAPLAQEQADAVELKTFCCHIEDSSMKKESGLKVTTATKCPEMHDSDEGLRRKQEGNAVKLKCTTDLDNPNNGKMHIIGNVCNNYEAPGGSQCLEKSKKAIVSGHGDLDSSELIRPENRLKTEKKPVVNCSAIRLNPADESYLQPMAGTTFQLQTERGQPEPDINICKLREAFQLDKAFLIGQ